TAAAAAAGAAACAAAATCTTTTCTTAAATCATTTAAATTTTTATATCTATTCTCTATATTTTCATCAGTTGCTTTTTGTAAAAAGTTGCATTTAGCTTTTTCCATATTTGTTTTTCCAGTAGCCACAAAATACAAAACTCTACTTAAAGCATAAATTTCATCACTTGTATCATAGTTTTTAAAACCCTTTTTTTGTAATCTAGAAATTTCATTTAAACTTCCTTTTACTTCTGTATTTTCACTTGTTAATTGACTATCAATCTCTTTTATAAGCCCAAAATCTGAAATTTTTACTACAGGATAAATATCATCGTATATCTTTAATAAAATATTTTTAAAGCTTATATCTCTATGTAATATTTTTTTATTCCATAAAATTTCAATACCTCTAATTATTTGACAACCTAAACTAATTTTTTCATCAATCAAAAGTTTGGAATTATTTTGATTTATATATTTTTCTAAAGTAAAATCAGCATATTCCATAATATATTCATTTCTATCTTTATTTAAAGAATATACTTTTAAAATATAAGGATTGTTTATGCTTTTCATTGTTTCAAATTCTTTTAAAAATCTTTCAATTTCTTTAGCATTTGCTTTTTCATTTAATCTTTTTAAAGCAAAATCACATTGATAAAATTCATCATAATATTTAAATACTTTCGCATAAGAACCGCAACCAATATTTTTTAATTGATGCTCTATATTAGTTTTTGAATTTTTAATAAAATCTGATTTTTTAAATATAGGAATAGTTTTATAAATTTCTATTTTTTCCATTCCAATAGGAATTATACTACCTCCACTACTTTTTAAAAATTTAATACATTCAGTAAAAACATCAGCGTAATATTCATCTATTTCGAAAGACAAACTGCTGTTTTTAA
The genomic region above belongs to Campylobacter peloridis LMG 23910 and contains:
- a CDS encoding protein kinase family protein gives rise to the protein MEDKIINSIEIAFDEIKYQTNAEYVALYYIFDNEKLQLIFSTLHEKIMSCFQKMNTRLPSTEEDNYYWAGESGTLKHSIELALELQKKLKNSSLSFEIDEYYADVFTECIKFLKSSGGSIIPIGMEKIEIYKTIPIFKKSDFIKNSKTNIEHQLKNIGCGSYAKVFKYYDEFYQCDFALKRLNEKANAKEIERFLKEFETMKSINNPYILKVYSLNKDRNEYIMEYADFTLEKYINQNNSKLLIDEKISLGCQIIRGIEILWNKKILHRDISFKNILLKIYDDIYPVVKISDFGLIKEIDSQLTSENTEVKGSLNEISRLQKKGFKNYDTSDEIYALSRVLYFVATGKTNMEKAKCNFLQKATDENIENRYKNLNDLRKDFVSFLKNRT